TTCCCCGTCCGACCCGGACAAGCGCCGGGCCTTGGACGAACTGGTGGCCCTCGGCGCCCGCGCCGCGTACTACGAGCAGGCCGACACGGCGAGCCGCGCCGACGTCGACGCGCTGGTCGCGCGGACGCTGGAGCGGTGCGGCCGGATCGACGGCGTCGTCCACAGCGCCGGCGTGACGCACGACAACTTCATCCTGCGCAAGCAGGAAGGGGAGTTCCGTGCGGTGCTGGCACCCAAGGTGGCGGGCGTGGTGAACCTCGACGCCGCCACCGGCGACCTGCCGCTCGACTTCTTCGTCACCTTCTCGTCCACCTCCGGTGCCACCGGGAACGTCGGGCAGGTCGACTACGCGGCGGCCAACGCCTTCCTCGACGCGTACGCCGGGTACCGCCAGGACCTCGTCGCCCGCGGCGTGCGCACCGGCCGCAGCCAGTCCGTCAACTGGCCGCTCTGGGCCGAGGGCGGCATGCGCGTCACGGCGGAGACCGAGGCCCTGCTGCGCTCGCGCCACGGCGTCGTCCCGCTGGGGACGGCCGAGGGGGTCGCGGCGTTCCACCGGATCCTCAACTCCCCGCACAGTCAGGTGATGGTCACCGCGGCCGGTCCGTCCGGATCACCTGGGCACCCTGCCCCGTCCGGATCACCTGAGAGCCCTGCCCCGTCCGCCTCGCACCAGACCATCCCTGTCACCTCTGCCGTCGGGACGAATCCGTGACGCACAACGACAACGACGCGCTCGAAGCGAAGGCGACCGCGTACCTCAAGGACCTGCTCGCGCAGGTCACCAAGGTGCCGGTCGGCCGGGTCGACGCCCACCGGGCGTTCGAGAGCTTCGGCATCGACTCGGTCATGGCGATGACCATGACGGCCGAGCTCGAAGCCGTCCTCGGGTCGCTGCCGAAGACCCTGTTCTTCGAGTTCCGCGACCTCCACGGGCTGGCGCAGCACCTCCTCGCCACCCACCGGCCGGCGTTGCTGAGCCACCTCGGCACCGCCGGGACGGCGGCCGACACCCCGGCCGGCGGGACACCCGTGCCGGTACCGGGCCCGTCCGCCCGGCCGCGCCCGGGCGTGCCCGGCAGGGCCGCGGGCGGCGCGGTGCCGCGCAAGCCGCTGGCGTCCAGCCGGTGGGCGACCCGGTTCGGGACGCCGGCACCGGTCGGCGCGGACGGGCCGGCCCGTCCGGCCGAGCCGGTGCAGCCGGTGAAGCCCGCCGGGCCGCAGGGGCCGCAGGGGTCGCGGGGGCTCGACATCGCGATCATCGGCCTGGCCGGGCGCTACCCGCAGGCCCGTACGCTGGACGAGTTCTGGGCCAACCTGGCCGCCGGCAAGGACAGCGTCACCGAGATCCCGGCCGACCGCTGGGACCACAGCGCCTACTTCGACCCGGACAAGGACGCCCCGGGCAGGACGTACAGCAAGTGGGGCGGGTTCGTCGACGGCGTCGCCGAGTTCGACCCGCTGTTCTTCCGCATCTCGCCCCCCGAGGCCGAGCTGATGGACCCGCAGGAGCGGCTCTTCCTGCAGTGCGCCTACGAGACCGTGGAGGACGCCGGCTACACCCCCGCCGGCCTCAACACGCCGTCGGACGGCGGCGAGGTGCCCGACATCGGCGTCTACGTCGGCGTGATGTACGAGGAGTACCAGCTCTACGGTGCCCAGGAGCAGGCCCTCGGCCGCCCGGTGGCCGTCTCCGGCAACCCCTCGGCGGTGGCCAACCGGGTCTCCTACTACTTCGACTTCCGCGGCCCGAGCATGAGCGTGGACACGATGTGCTCCTCCTCGCTCAGTGCCATCCAGCTCGCCTGTCAGAGCATCCGGGCGGGCGTCTGCGAGCTGGCGCTCGCCGGCGGCGTGAACCTGTCGGTGCACCCCAACAAGTACCTGATGCTCGGCCAGGGGAAGTTCGTCTCCAGCAAGGGCCGGTGCGAGAGCTTCGGCAAGGGCGGCGACGGCTACGTCCCGGGCGAGGGCGTGGGCGCCGTCCTGCTGAAGCCCCTGGCCAAGGCCGTCGCGGACGGCGACCGAATACACGGCGTGATCCGGGGCGTCGCCGTCAACCACGGCGGGCGCACCAACGGCTACGCCGTCCCCAGCCCGGTGGCGCAGGCCCGCTCGATCACCGACGCCTGGCGGCAGGCCGGGGTCGCCCCGCGCACCGTCAGCTACATCGAGGCGCACGGCACCGGCACCGCCCTCGGGGACCCGATCGAGATCTCCGGCCTCACCAAGGCGTTCCGGCAGCACACCCCGGACGAGCGGTTCTGCGCGATCGGATCGGTCAAGAGCAACATCGGGCACTGCGAGAGCGCGGCGGGCATCTCCGGCCTGACCAAGGTCCTGCTGCAGATGCGGCACGGCAAGCTCGCCCCCTCGCTGCACTCCGCCGAGCTCAACCCGCACATCGACTTCGACGACACGCCCTTCACCGTCCAGCAGACCCTGGCCGACTGGCGGCGGCCGGTCGTGACGGTCGACGGGACCGAGCGCGAGCTCCCCCGGATCGCGGGCATCTCCTCCTTCGGGGCCGGCGGCTCCAACGCCCACCTGGTCGTCGAGGAGTACCGGGCGCAGCCGGCGCCGGTGGCCGCGCCCGGGGCGCCCGTCCTGGTGCTGCTCTCGGCCCGGAGCACCGACCGCCTGGCCGAGAAGGTGCGCGGGCTGACGGACTGGATCGAGGCGAAGGGCCTCTCCGACGCCGACCTGCCCTCGCTCGCCCGGACGCTCCAGGTGGGGCGCGAGGCGATGCGGGAGCGGCTCGGCCTGGTGGTGGACTCGATGCCGGCCCTGGTCGCGCGGCTGAAGGCGTTCGCCGCCGGCGCGGAGGCCGAGGGCCTGGTCCGCGGCCGGGCCGGCGGGGACTCCGAGGCCCTGGCGCGGCTCGCCGCCGAGGAGCGGCTGGACGAGGCCCTCGCCGGCCGGCACCTCGCCAAGCTGCTGGAACTGTGGGCCGGGGGCGTCACCGTCGACTGGGCCGGCCTGTACGACGGGCAGGCGCCGGCGCGCATCGCGCTGCCCGCCTACCCGTTCGGCCGGGACCGCCACTGGATCGACACCTCGCGCACCGTCGCGGCGGTGTCGGCGGGCGGGGCACGGACGGCCCGGGCGGACACCGCGCGGTCGGGCGCCGCCCAGGCCTCCGACGGCGCGGCCCCCGAGGTGCCGGCCGACGACGTGCTGGTCTTCGCGGAGTCCTGGGAGCCCGAGGCGCTGCCCACCCCGCCGCCCGCCGGGCCGCGGACCCTCGTCTGCCTCTGCACCGACCGGAGCGACCAGGACGAGCTCACCCGCGCCGCGCACCGCCTCGACCCGGCGGCCACGCTGGTGTTCGTGGCCCGCGGCGAGGGGTTCCGGAAGATCTCGGAGCAGTCCTACGAGGTCGACCCCCGGGAGGCGGGCGACTGCGTCCGCGCCTTCGAGGAGATCCGGGCGCGCTACGGCCCGCCGGCCGCCGTGCTCAACCTGTGGACCCTCGAGGACGGCGCCGGACCGGCCGCCTGGACCACCACCGTCCGCCTCCTCCAGGCCGTCGCGGCGTCGAAGCCGACGGTGCGGCGGATCCTGCAGGCCGGGGAGTTCCACGACGGCACGGAGCAGGCGTACCTGGAGTCGTGGCTCGGTTTCGGGAGCTCGCTCGGCCGGGTCCTGCCCGGGGTGGAGTTCGCCGCCGTCCTGGAGGACCTCCGGGACGGCGACGGCCGGGACAGCGGCGCCCGGACGGCCCCCGGGGCCTGGTTCGCCCGCCTCCGGGACGAGCTGGCCACCGCCGAGCCCACCAGCGTGCTGTACCGCGGCGGCGTCCGCCACGTCGGCCGGGTCCGGCCGAGCACGCCCGGCGCCGGCCGGGACCTGCTCGAGCAGCGCGGCACCTACCTGATCACCGGGGGCCTCGGCGGCCTGGGCCTGCTCCTCGCCGAGCACCTCGCCCGGACCCGCTCCGCGCGCCTGGTGCTGACCGGCCGCTCGCCCCTCGACGCCGGCCGGGAACAGCTGATCGCCCGGATCGAGGCGCTCGGCGGCGAGGTCCTGTACGGCCGGGCCGACGCCGCCGACCGGGAGGCCATGAGCGCCGTCGTGAGCGCGGCGCACGAACGCTTCGGGGCGATCGACGGCGTCGTCCACGCGGCCGGCGTCGCCGGGCAGGGCAGCCTGCTCACCAACGACGCCGGCGAGTTCCTGGGCCGGCTCGCCCCCAAGGTGGACGGCACCCTCGCTCTGGACGACGTCCTCGCCGGTGAACCCCTCGACTTCGTCTGCTACTTCTCGTCCACCTCGGCCGTCCTCGGCGACTTCGGCAGCTGCGACTACGCCGTCGGCAACCGCTTCCAGACGGCCTACGCCCGGCACCGCGACGAGCTGGTACGGCAGGGGGCGCTCTCCGGGGCGACCGTCGCCGTCAACTGGCCGCTGTGGCGCGAGGGCGGCATGGGCTTCGCCGACGCCCAGGGCGCCGAGCTGTACCTCGCCTCCAGCGGGCTGCGCCTGCTCGACCGGGAGGAGGGCATCGCGCTCTTCGAACGGCTGCTCGGGCAGGGCCGGACCCAGCACCTCGTCCTGGCCGGGGACCCCGACCGCGTCCGGCGGTTGCTCGGGGTGGACCGGGCGCCCGCCGCACCTGCTGCACCCGCGGCCCAGGCCGCACCTGCCATGAACGCCGCGCACACCGCGCTTGTCCCGGGATCGGAGCACGTGGACCTCGACGCCCTTGTCCTGTCGGACCTGGAAACGATGATCGGTGAGACGCTCCGGGTACCCCGCGAGCAGATTCACGCCGACGAGAACCTTTCGCACCTCGGATTCGACTCCGTCAACCTGGCGAAGCTCGCCGGGGCGATGAGCCGGCACTTCGGCTTCGACGTGCTGCCCTCGGTCTTCTTCTCGCACCCCACCCCGCAGCGGCTCGTGGGGCACCTGGTGACGGAGCAGCAGGATGCCCTGCGCGCCCGCTACTCGGCGCAGTCCCGGCGCCCGGCCGCCGCGGCGGCGGACCCCGCCGCGACCACCGCCGGTGTGGGGGCCGCCGCGACCACCACGGACGTGGGGGCCGCCGCGGCCGAGCCCGCCGACCGGCCCGCACCGGCCCCGGCGCACAGCGCCCAGGACGGACCGGAGGCGATCGCCGTCATCGGTATGAGCGGCCGCTTCCCCGCCGCCCGCTCGGTGGACGAGTTCTGGAGCATCCTGGAACAGGGCCGGGACGTGCTGTCGCCCGTTCCCGAGGACCGCCGCGCCGACTGGAGCGACCCGCAGGCCCAGGACCCCGACCGGGTCAGGGTCGGATTCGTCCCCGGCATCGCCGAGTTCGACCCCGGCTTCTTCGAGATCTCGCCGCGCGAGGCGCAGACCATGGACCCGCGCCAGCGGCTGCTGCTCCAGGAGGCCTGGCGCGCCCTGGAGGACGCCGGCTACGGCGACCGCCGGCTCCGGGACGGGCAGATCGGCATGTTCGTCGGCGCGGAGCAGGGCGACTACCTGCACCTGACCCAGGGCGAGGGCAGCATCACGGCCCAGCACGAGGCCATCATGGCCTCCCGGCTGGCCTACCTGCTCGACTTCTCCGGCCCCGTCCTCGCCATCAACACCGCCTGCTCCTCGGGGCTGGTCGCCGCCCACCAGGCGTGCGCGAGCCTGCGCAGCGGCGAGTGCGACGCCGCGGTGGTGGCCGGGGTCAACCTGGCGACCACCTCCCGGGTGTTCGCCGAGACGAGCAAGGCCGGCATGCTCTCCGAGAGCGGCGTCTGCCACGCCTTCGACAGCCGGGCGGACGGCATGGTGCTCGGTGAGGCCGTCGCGGTCGTCGTCCTGAAGCGCCTCTCCCAGGCCGAGGCCGACGGCGACAACATCGTGGCCGTCATCCGTGGCAGCGGCATGAACTACGACGGCCGGACCAACGGCATCACCGCCCCGAACGGCGCCGCACAGGCGA
The sequence above is a segment of the Kitasatospora sp. NBC_00240 genome. Coding sequences within it:
- a CDS encoding SDR family NAD(P)-dependent oxidoreductase → MTHNDNDALEAKATAYLKDLLAQVTKVPVGRVDAHRAFESFGIDSVMAMTMTAELEAVLGSLPKTLFFEFRDLHGLAQHLLATHRPALLSHLGTAGTAADTPAGGTPVPVPGPSARPRPGVPGRAAGGAVPRKPLASSRWATRFGTPAPVGADGPARPAEPVQPVKPAGPQGPQGSRGLDIAIIGLAGRYPQARTLDEFWANLAAGKDSVTEIPADRWDHSAYFDPDKDAPGRTYSKWGGFVDGVAEFDPLFFRISPPEAELMDPQERLFLQCAYETVEDAGYTPAGLNTPSDGGEVPDIGVYVGVMYEEYQLYGAQEQALGRPVAVSGNPSAVANRVSYYFDFRGPSMSVDTMCSSSLSAIQLACQSIRAGVCELALAGGVNLSVHPNKYLMLGQGKFVSSKGRCESFGKGGDGYVPGEGVGAVLLKPLAKAVADGDRIHGVIRGVAVNHGGRTNGYAVPSPVAQARSITDAWRQAGVAPRTVSYIEAHGTGTALGDPIEISGLTKAFRQHTPDERFCAIGSVKSNIGHCESAAGISGLTKVLLQMRHGKLAPSLHSAELNPHIDFDDTPFTVQQTLADWRRPVVTVDGTERELPRIAGISSFGAGGSNAHLVVEEYRAQPAPVAAPGAPVLVLLSARSTDRLAEKVRGLTDWIEAKGLSDADLPSLARTLQVGREAMRERLGLVVDSMPALVARLKAFAAGAEAEGLVRGRAGGDSEALARLAAEERLDEALAGRHLAKLLELWAGGVTVDWAGLYDGQAPARIALPAYPFGRDRHWIDTSRTVAAVSAGGARTARADTARSGAAQASDGAAPEVPADDVLVFAESWEPEALPTPPPAGPRTLVCLCTDRSDQDELTRAAHRLDPAATLVFVARGEGFRKISEQSYEVDPREAGDCVRAFEEIRARYGPPAAVLNLWTLEDGAGPAAWTTTVRLLQAVAASKPTVRRILQAGEFHDGTEQAYLESWLGFGSSLGRVLPGVEFAAVLEDLRDGDGRDSGARTAPGAWFARLRDELATAEPTSVLYRGGVRHVGRVRPSTPGAGRDLLEQRGTYLITGGLGGLGLLLAEHLARTRSARLVLTGRSPLDAGREQLIARIEALGGEVLYGRADAADREAMSAVVSAAHERFGAIDGVVHAAGVAGQGSLLTNDAGEFLGRLAPKVDGTLALDDVLAGEPLDFVCYFSSTSAVLGDFGSCDYAVGNRFQTAYARHRDELVRQGALSGATVAVNWPLWREGGMGFADAQGAELYLASSGLRLLDREEGIALFERLLGQGRTQHLVLAGDPDRVRRLLGVDRAPAAPAAPAAQAAPAMNAAHTALVPGSEHVDLDALVLSDLETMIGETLRVPREQIHADENLSHLGFDSVNLAKLAGAMSRHFGFDVLPSVFFSHPTPQRLVGHLVTEQQDALRARYSAQSRRPAAAAADPAATTAGVGAAATTTDVGAAAAEPADRPAPAPAHSAQDGPEAIAVIGMSGRFPAARSVDEFWSILEQGRDVLSPVPEDRRADWSDPQAQDPDRVRVGFVPGIAEFDPGFFEISPREAQTMDPRQRLLLQEAWRALEDAGYGDRRLRDGQIGMFVGAEQGDYLHLTQGEGSITAQHEAIMASRLAYLLDFSGPVLAINTACSSGLVAAHQACASLRSGECDAAVVAGVNLATTSRVFAETSKAGMLSESGVCHAFDSRADGMVLGEAVAVVVLKRLSQAEADGDNIVAVIRGSGMNYDGRTNGITAPNGAAQANLYRSVHRRHRIDAGRIGHIVAHGTGTRLGDPVEVNALNEVFKEHTGLAGTCALTSTKPNVGHTLAASGVVSLIALVQSLRHGVIPASLHCEQDSDYIAWKDSPFYVNKAAKAWPAGPEGTRLGAVSSFGMSGTNVHMVVESYRADARTATAAEAPARLLVLSAKTSEALDERIRELREALRAGDFDAARLGDAAYTLLEGRQHFAHRCALVVGDAAGALAALDAAARGEEKPTVHRGEVPRDRADRSLLDIQAQALLAELAVPGVPAAKYRDVLAALAALYCQGATPDWQKLFADGRPSLTALPGYPFSRKRYWAARQRPAAAQPAAPAPGPALAPVPPVAPRTPVAPVAPAPVVPEVPGAVGRAKIVLRSPGAGVTASLSPVAKPRNVRLGELGGRAAQPASVVNPVVVNPAPAAKPAAVASPAPASPVPAGQPPAGPVRSTSVLRQELRAGLAEALYLPESDIDLNRNFIELGLDSIVGVEWIKTLNKKYGTALTAARLYDYPTVREFADFLQSEAAASAPEPQPVPVAEPEPQPVPVPEPVPAPTPVAVRPARPRSVLVDELRSSLAEALFLESGEIDAGRNFVELGMDSIIGVEWVKTINRMYGTSLTATRLYDYATLRELAGHLEAQIPAPAEPAAEVGPAPAPAPVAPVAAVPVAVVVPVAPAAPTAPVASVPAAPVAPVTPVAPVRPVTPVAPVAAVPADLPAPAPAGPEPAPGAVRRGDRAAVIGMSGRYPGAENLRQYWDNLSNGRNSVREVPASRWDVAQYYDPRPGRKGRTSCKWLGYLEDADCFDPLFFNISPLEAEGLDPQQRLFLQEAYRAFEDAGYDPQSLSRKKCGVFLGISGNEYSFLVFRNGAETNAATSSSNAIAASRIAYFLNLKGPAIAIDTACSSSLVALHLAQQALASHEIDIALVGGVSLYLLPDTYVGMSEAGMLSPHGQCRSFDNGADGFVPGEGVGALVLKRLGDAEADHDHVYGVVAASGTNQDGKTNGITAPSANSQMELVRSVYDRNGIDAASIGYVEMHGTGTKLGDPIELDALGTVYRERGVATNACAIGSVKSNIGHTSAAAGVAGVHKALLSMRHGRLVPSLHFETPNEHFDFARSPFRVNTRLEPWEPQDGRAPRRAAVSSFGFSGTNAHVVLEEYPNA